In one window of Clupea harengus chromosome 4, Ch_v2.0.2, whole genome shotgun sequence DNA:
- the LOC105900135 gene encoding protein pitchfork isoform X1, translating into MKLTPPGYYGYHFVNRQVGMAATREAAPRVAFGSCRQRALFPTDCPPNRLGNEMRAMKGSPELGPGCYDNHVIGTVLYDIQKRPESKKGYVLAARTTARFRPPAQTVTPSPQKYQPNWALSKTEPPGKTPFNSTTSRLTVKNIGANLSPGPGTYAHDTAAGRKVCWPMKFGSPDWSSLPQLKRKALRTQLQCDKEFVKQRSRVVYLQLYYS; encoded by the exons ATGAAACTCACCCCAcctggttactatggttaccacTTTGTAAACAGGCAGGTAGGCATGGCGGCAACACGGGAGGCAG CCCCTCGTGTGGCGTTTGGGAGCTGCCGGCAGCGTGCGTTGTTCCCAACCGACTGTCCCCCAAATCGCTTGGGCAATGAGATGCGAGCAATGAAAGGCTCCCCGGAGCTCGGCCCCGGCTGCTATGACAACCATGTG ATTGGCACTGTGTTGTATGACATCCAGAAAAGACCAGAGAGCAAGAAGGGCTATGTTTTAGCAGCAAGAACAACCGCACGTTTCCGCCCACCCGCCCAG ACGGTGACCCCCTCACCACAGAAGTACCAGCCAAACTGGGCCCTGTCTAAAACAGAACCTCCAGGGAAAACCCCTTTCAACTCCACCACATCCAGACTCACAGTCAAGAATATCGGTGCCAACTTAAGCCCAGG CCCAGGGACCTACGCTCATGACACGGCTGCCGGCAGGAAGGTGTGCTGGCCCATGAAGTTTGGCTCTCCAGACTGGAGTAGCCTGCCGCAGCTGAAGAGGAAGGCGCTGAGGACgcag CTTCAATGTGACAAGGAGTTCGTGAAGCAGAGGAGCAGAGTGGTATACCTCCAGTTATACTACTCCTGA
- the taf8 gene encoding transcription initiation factor TFIID subunit 8, producing the protein MADPAVMGSHTLNLGMRSGTNKASTSPAENYYLARRRTLQVVVSSLLTECGYESAEKAAVESLTEMMQSYITEIGRCAKTYCEHTARSVPTLPDVVITLIEMGFNVDTLPVYAKRSQRMVITAPPVTNPPVIPKALIAGQKRTHPAHIPSHFPEFPDPHTYIKTPTFREPVSDYQVVREKAASQRRDVERALTRFMAKTGQTQSLFKDDVTAFPLIAARPSSIPYLNALLPSELELQALEETDSSEQDDQTDSENNPGNITNDDSGVDKENSGLPSGGVVPTVKASEENMIDNPYLRPVKKPKVRRKK; encoded by the exons ATGGCAGATCCGGCGGTAATGGGTAGCCATACCCTAAATCTTGGAATG cgTTCTGGCACGAACAAGGCATCCACTAGTCCAGCGGAGAACTACTACTTGGCGCGTCGCCGCACCCTTCAGGTGGTAGTGAGCTCGCTCCTGACGGAGTGCGGCTATGAGAGCGCCGAGAAGGCTGCAGTGGAGTCCCTCACCGAGATGATGCAGAGCT ATATCACGGAAATTGGTCGTTGTGCAAAGACATACTGTGAGCACACTGCCAGAAGCGTACCGACACTCCCTGATGTGGTGATTACGCTAATAGAAATGG GCTTCAACGTTGACACACTGCCAGTGTATGCTAAAAGATCTCAGAGAATGGTCATAACAGCAC CTCCTGTGACGAATCCGCCTGTGATTCCCAAGGCGCTGATTGCTGGACAGAAGCGCACACATCCCGCCCATATTCCCAGCCATTTCCCAGAATTCCCTGatcctcacacatacattaagACGCCG ACGTTTCGGGAGCCAGTGTCGGACTACCAGGTGGTCCGTGAGAAGGCTGCCTCCCAGAGGCGGGATGTGGAGCGAGCGCTCACACGCTTCATGGCCAAGACGGGACAGACCCAGAGCCTCTTCAAGGATGACGTCACAGCCTTCCCAC tgatcGCTGCGCGCCCGAGCTCTATCCCCTACCTGAATGCACTCCTCCCGTCTGAGCTGGAGCTGCAGGCACTGGAGGAGACGGACTCCTCTGAGCAAGACgaccagacagacagcgagaacAACCCCGGCAACATCACCAAC gATGATTCTGGAGTAGATAAGGAGAACTCTGGACTGCCCTCTGGTGGCGTAGTGCCAACAGTGAAGGCTAGCGAGGAGAACATGATTGATAATCCCTACCTGAGGCCAGTCAAGAAACCCAAAGTCAGACGGAAGAAGTAA
- the LOC105900135 gene encoding protein pitchfork isoform X2, whose protein sequence is MAATREAAAPRVAFGSCRQRALFPTDCPPNRLGNEMRAMKGSPELGPGCYDNHVIGTVLYDIQKRPESKKGYVLAARTTARFRPPAQTVTPSPQKYQPNWALSKTEPPGKTPFNSTTSRLTVKNIGANLSPGPGTYAHDTAAGRKVCWPMKFGSPDWSSLPQLKRKALRTQLQCDKEFVKQRSRVVYLQLYYS, encoded by the exons ATGGCGGCAACACGGGAGGCAG CAGCCCCTCGTGTGGCGTTTGGGAGCTGCCGGCAGCGTGCGTTGTTCCCAACCGACTGTCCCCCAAATCGCTTGGGCAATGAGATGCGAGCAATGAAAGGCTCCCCGGAGCTCGGCCCCGGCTGCTATGACAACCATGTG ATTGGCACTGTGTTGTATGACATCCAGAAAAGACCAGAGAGCAAGAAGGGCTATGTTTTAGCAGCAAGAACAACCGCACGTTTCCGCCCACCCGCCCAG ACGGTGACCCCCTCACCACAGAAGTACCAGCCAAACTGGGCCCTGTCTAAAACAGAACCTCCAGGGAAAACCCCTTTCAACTCCACCACATCCAGACTCACAGTCAAGAATATCGGTGCCAACTTAAGCCCAGG CCCAGGGACCTACGCTCATGACACGGCTGCCGGCAGGAAGGTGTGCTGGCCCATGAAGTTTGGCTCTCCAGACTGGAGTAGCCTGCCGCAGCTGAAGAGGAAGGCGCTGAGGACgcag CTTCAATGTGACAAGGAGTTCGTGAAGCAGAGGAGCAGAGTGGTATACCTCCAGTTATACTACTCCTGA
- the xpc gene encoding DNA repair protein complementing XP-C cells, with the protein MAKHKGPEDVAVKSNTTKKLKQVAKGNVGGGKKSQKKIAENGVKEIPKKSKPRSQTSKKANGSPAKKHTSKYFQDQLMKEEREAMSVDAEDDDFTTPTVSVASGAKKTETKKEDEDDECEDDSDEDGDWEEVEELTGPLGPAAPAEPTIPSQPVEIEIETPEVARKRQQKEKRKTEFESYLRRMMKRFNKDLVEDTHKVHVLCLLANGIFRNHVCREPDLIAITLSLMPSHFTALIRRVDTIFLNDLLKWFGDTFTLNPELPEETGQGLMAVLERRLGSLTVRNHEEMTHLFLLVLRSLQLFCRLVLSLQPLPIKPPPAKDKPKTSKSPADKSQSPGKKRPTEKSAAEKTSPEAKVSPGSKRPATGRGEGKTERGGKRPKKKHGTGEMEGTGQRPKNTTRRSVASKVSYKDESSEEEADRSSEEEFQLSSGGESEEEEEEGGKKKGRAGKGKGVAKGKSRAPRRSSGAKKTKKEIKSEEEDEEGEEETGKKRREGKGNDEWLEVYLEEAGRWVCVDVEQGVGQVQKCAAHATRPLVYVVGVDGEGYIKDLSRRYDPTWLTSSRKRRIDQDWWDETLDIYEAPDSEREKKEDNELEAKLLSKALPTSILEYKSHPLYALQRHQLKYEALYPPTAAILGYCRGEPVYSRDCIHTLHSKDTWLKEARTVRLGEVPYKMVRGFSNQSRKARMMSEHKVEKDLPLFGEWQTEEYQPPVAVDGKVPRNDFGNVYMFKPCMMPIGCVSLRLPNLHRVARKLDIDCALAVTGFDFHGGYSHAVTDGYIVCEEHEEILRAAWENEQEIQQKKEIEKREKRVVSNWTLLVKGLLIRERLKRRYGQQGLTQQPAGIGQGEQGGVDGLSSGEEAEEVGGGPSTDAPSLASSWPQNRQEEEETPKQSGSKREKRGQKKHLFPFEKV; encoded by the exons ATGGCCAAACATAAGGGACCAGAAGATGTTGCTGTGAAAAGCAACACAACAAAGAAACTGAAGCAAGTCGCAAAGGGCAATGTCGGAGGAGGAAAGAAATCTCAGAAGAAGATTGCAG AAAATGGAGTCAAGGAGATCCCCAAGAAATCCAAACCCAGATCTCAAACTTCCAAGAAAGCAAATGGTTCCCCTGCCAAGAAGCACACCAGCAAATACTTCCAGGACCAGCTAATGAAAGAGGAGCGTGAAGCCATGAGTGTCGATGCTGAAGATGATGACTTCACAACACCCACTGTGTCTGTTGCATCAGGGGCAAAGAAAACTGAGACCAAaaaggaagatgaagatgatgagtgtgaggatgacagTGACGAAGATGGCGATTGGGAGGAGGTGGAAG agcTCACAGGGCCGTTGGGTCCCGCTGCTCCTGCGGAGCCGACGATTCCGTCTCAGCCTGTGGAGATTGAGATTGAAACCCCAGAAGTCGCCCGCAAGAGACAACAGAA ggagaagaggaagacagagttTGAGAGCTACCTGCGTCGGATGATGAAACGCTTCAACAAGGACCTagtggaagacacacacaag GTTCATGTGCTGTGTTTGCTGGCCAATGGAATATTCCGGAACCATGTGTGCAGAGAACCGGATCTCATAGCCATTACTTTGTCCCTCATGCCCTCCCACTTCACTGCACTTATCCGTCGGGTCGACACCATATTTCTCAATGACCTTTTAAAGTG GTTTGGGGACACCTTCACGCTGAACCCTGAGCTGCCCGAGGAGACGGGGCAGGGGCTGATGGCGGTGCTGGAGAGGAGACTGGGGAGCCTGACCGTAAGAAACCATGAGGAGATGACTCAC ttgTTCCTCTTGGTGCTGAGGTCGCTACAGCTGTTCTGCAGGCTAGTGCTCTCTCTGCAGCCCCTGCCAATCAAACCGCCTCCCGCCAAG GACAAACCTAAAACCTCCAAGTCTCCTGCTGATAAAAGCCAGAGCCCAGGTAAGAAGAGACCCACAGAGAAGAGTGCGGCAGAGAAGACCTCTCCAGAGGCGAAGGTCTCCCCCGGGTCCAAGCGTCCGGCCACCGGCCGAGGGGAAGGTAAGactgagaggggagggaagaggcCGAAGAAGAAACATGGAacgggagagatggaggggacgGGGCAGCGTCCAAAAAACACGACGAGACGCAGCGTGGCCTCAAAGGTGAGCTACAAGGATGagagcagtgaggaggaggcggaCAGGTCCAGCGAAGAGGAGTTCCAGCTGAGCAGTGGGGgtgagagcgaggaggaggaggaagaaggaggaaagaagaaggggcGGGCGGGAAAGGGCAAAGGGGTAGCAAAGGGCAAAAGCCGCGCACCAAGGAGGTCAAGTGGGGCAAAGAAGACCAAAAAGGAGATaaagagtgaagaggaggatgaagagggggaggaggagactgggaagaagaggagggaggggaagggaaacgACGAGTGGCTGGAGGTCTACCTGGAGGAGGCGGGccggtgggtgtgtgtagacGTGGAGCAGGGGGTGGGGCAGGTGCAGAAGTGCGCCGCTCACGCCACTCGGCCCCTGGTCTACGTGGTGGGCGTGGACGGGGAGGGCTACATCAAGGACCTGAGCAGGAGGTATGACCCCACCTGGCTCACGTCGTCACGGAAACGCCGCATCGACCAGGACTGGTGGGACGAAACGCTGGATATATACGAAGCGCCCGACtcggagagagaaaagaaggaggacAATGAG CTGGAGGCCAAACTACTGAGCAAGGCCTTGCCCACTTCAATCCTGGAGTATAAGAGCCACCCTCTGTACGCCCTGCAGAGGCACCAGCTGAAGTATGAGGCCCTGTACCCCCCCACGGCAGCCATCCTGGGCTACTGCAGGGGGGAGCCTGTCTACTCCAG GGACTGTATCCACACGCTACACTCCAAAGACACATGGCTCAAAGAGGCACGGACTGTCCGTCTCGGAGAAGTACCATACAAG ATGGTGAGGGGATTCTCCAACCAGTCCCGGAAGGCTCGCATGATGTCCGAGCACAAGGTGGAGAAGGACCTCCCTCTGTTCGGGGAGTGGCAGACGGAGGAGTACCAGCCTCCCGTGGCTGTGGACGGAAAG GTCCCTCGCAACGACTTTGGCAATGTGTACATGTTCAAGCCTTGCATGATGCCCATCGGTTGCGTCAGCCTGCGTTTGCCAAATCTGCACCGAGTAGCCAGGAAGTTGGATATAGACTGTGCTTTAGCGGTGACCGGTTTCGACTTCCACGGCGGTTACTCTCATGCAGT TACTGATGGGTACATTGTTTGTGAGGAACACGAAGAGATCTTGAGAGCTGCATGGGAGAACGAGCAAGAGATTCAGcagaagaaagagatagag AAACGGGAGAAGCGTGTCGTGTCAAACTGGACTCTGCTGGTGAAAGGTCTTCTGATTCGAGAGAGGCTGAAGCGTCGCTACGGACAACAGGGCCTCACCCAGCAGCCAGCGGGGATCGGACAGGGGGAGCAGGGAGGGGTGGACGGTCTGTCCtcaggagaggaggcagaggaggtgggaggtggACCGTCCACAGACGCCCCCTCACTGGCCAGCTCCTGGCCCCAAAAccggcaggaggaggaggagacgccCAAACAATCCGGCAGCAAACGAGAGAAACGCGGGCAGAAAAAACACCTCTTCCCTTTCGAGAAAGTTTGA